A window from Cryptomeria japonica chromosome 1, Sugi_1.0, whole genome shotgun sequence encodes these proteins:
- the LOC131074616 gene encoding ankyrin repeat-containing protein NPR4, translating to MENVLAFFKACEMGNIVGAKNLLEGPLDLLNLIQHKTWEGRTCFHMAIISGSADLLRMLARKLRDADLINIIKEGDRNGETALHLAVRKTRVDLVKQLVELDANLCDCANKEGETPLKLAVSLVFKGAVEFLVTRTSNALHYIVELNQVKLVEYLIKKGVKLSKLINQPYQPATNPPDDEGNRATNQTNLTNRDTQEDQLIVRRGDTPLHIAARNKYESMVNLLLKVPDGNKFARNSEEMTPFDIAREVTEYHESFRIIKKLGDFSRSPKVFMYCVPQVSRKKYKNASLMVDKAYEERRNAELVVAALLATMTCAAAFTVPGGFESESDAKEDPGSPLLLSFTSFKLFIIFNCIAFFLSLFVCIMWEMSSQLTTENKMVFMTINSLVICYSFAFTAYGFMAAVYAMLERKAKTFSWVVLGSLIFISLCGVLAFARQSIHFVVKRARFHRLCGVSLLLDETAEKVWSGAEYYGLLNLLRSADEIIHDFIAGHCKFRPHREHEGSFNHV from the exons ATGGAGAATGTATTGGCCTTCTTCAAAGCTTGTGAAATGGGTAATATTGTCGGTGCGAAAAACCTGCTTGAAGGACCGCTTGATCTGTTAAACTTAATTCAACATAAGACTTGGGAGGGAAGAACATGTTTTCATATGGCAATAATTTCAGGAAGCGCAG ATTTGTTGCGAATGTTAGCAAGAAAGCTGCGGGATGCGG ATCTAATCAACATAATAAAAGAGGGGGACAGAAACGGCGAGACGGCTTTACATTTAGCTGTGAGGAAAACTCGCGTAGATCTTGTGAAACAGTTGGTAGAATTGGATGCAAATTTGTGTGATTGtgcaaataaagaaggagaaactCCACTTAAATTGGCAGTCAGTTTGGTATTCAAAGGAGCCGTAGAGTTTTTAGTAACTCGCACATCAAACGCCCTGCACTACATAGTGGAGCTCAACCAAGTGAAACTTGTTGAATATTTAATTAAGAAAGGGGTAAAGTTGTCAAAACTTATCAATCAGCCTTACCAGCCTGCCACAAATCCTCCTGACGATGAAGGTAATCGTGCTACTAATCAGACAAATTTGACTAACAGGGATACCCAGGAGGACCAGCTAATTGTTCGGCGAGGGGACACTCCTTTGCACATTGCAGCAAGGAACAAATATGAGAGC ATGGTGAATTTGTTGTTGAAAGTACCTGATGGGAACAAGTTTGCCCGAAACAGTGAGGAGATGACACCATTTGACATTGCAAGAGAAGTCACGGAGTACCACGAATCTTTCAGGATTATAAAAAAGCTGGGAGACTTTAGCCGGAGTCCGAAGGTATTCATGTACTGTGTACCACAGGTGAGCCGTAAAAAGTACAAGAACGCGAGCTTAATGGTAGACAAAGCCTACGAAGAGAGACGCAATGCAGAACTAGTTGTGGCAGCTCTTTTAGCTACCATGACATGCGCCGCTGCTTTCACAGTCCCAGGCGGTTTCGAATCGGAGAGCGATGCAAAAGAGGATCCAGGGAGCCCTCTTCTTTTATCCTTCACTTCATTTAAACTCTTCATTATTTTCAACTGCATAGCCTTTTTTCTATCTCTCTTTGTTTGTATAATGTGGGAGATGAGCTCACAGCTTACTACAGAAAACAAGATGGTGTTTATGACTATCAACAGTTTAGTGATTTGCTACAGCTTTGCGTTCACCGCTTATGGGTTTATGGCTGCGGTGTACGCGATGCTGGAGCGTAAGGCTAAAACCTTCTCTTGGGTTGTTCTGGGAAGTCTCATATTCATTTCTTTGTGCGGCGTTCTCGCATTCGCCCGTCAATCGATACACTTTGTAGTGAAGCGGGCCAGATTCCATCGCCTCTGTGGTGTATCTCTTTTATTGGATGAAACTGCTGAAAAGGTATGGTCTGGAGCAGAATATTATGGGCTTCTCAACCTTCTCCGTTCAGCTGATGAAATTATCCACGATTTTATCGCTGGGCATTGCAAGTTCAGGCCGCATCGTGAACATGAAGGTAGCTTCAACCATGTTTAG